ACAAAGGGAGTGGATATACTTTGCGTGTGGTGATTTGTGTTTCTAAGTTTGGGCTAAAGCCAATGGAATTTATTCTTTTTGATGAGAACGGGCTAAAGCCCGTTCCTATTGAATATTGTACACCTTATTACTTATTACTTATTACTTATTACTTATTACTTATTACTTATGACAACGCCTCCTCCCCTAGCCCTGATAGAAACGGTTACCCCACAGCATAGGCTGGAAAGCTGCCGGATTGATGCCTGGAAGCGAAAGGCGTGAGGAGTATGAGTGGATAGCAGGATGAAGCTCCTGAAAAATGCGATACTATATAATAATATATATGAAGTGAAAAATTGATCGGAAAAGACTAATCTACCTTACCGTATAGTATGGAGAAAATTCTTTGAAACCATCAATCAAATAATCTTAATTGCTGATCTTTGGTTCCGGTGAAGTTTACAGTGGAAAGTTTAGGGAATTCTTTGCCGTCAAAAAACTTCTTTCTTCCTATTTTAAAGGTGGTGTGAATCATGTCTGCAATATTACCCTCCCCTCTCTGTCTTTCGAAATATCTTTTGTCACCAAGTTTTCCTCCACGCATCGAGCGGATCAGGTTCAGTACTTTTTGTGCCCGGTCCGGGAAATGCGCTTCGATCCAATTAACAAAAACCGGCTCAACAGTGTCATTTAACCGCACAAGTGTATATCCAAATCCTAAAGCACCTGCATCTGATATAGATTTCAGGATATTTAAAGGTTCATCACTGTTCAATCCCGGAATAATAGGGGCCACCATAACATGAACTGGAATTTTATTTTCAGAGAGCATTTCAATGGCTTTTAATTTATTTGGAGCTGAACTCGTTCTCGGCTCCATTTTGCGTCTCAATTCTTCATTGATGGTTGGGATACTAAGGGAAACAGAGACAAGATTCTGCTCTGCCATTGGCTTTAAGATATCAAGGTCTCTCAATACCAATGCATTTTTTGTCAGAATATTGACAGGGTGCCGGTAATCAAGACAAACCTGCAGGAGTTTTCTGGTAATTTCAAATTGCCTTTCAGCGGGCTGATAGCAGTCTGTATTTCCGGATAATAAGATAGGAGCTGCTTTATACCCTCTTTTCTGAAAAAATTTCTCCAGAAGTTCTGGCGCATTTTTCTTTACCATGATCTTTCTTTCGAAATCAATTCCGGCGCTATAGCCCCAATATTCATGAGTAGGTCTTGCAAAACAATAGGAACATCCATGCTCACATCCCTGGTAGGGATTCATTGAATATTCCATCGGAAGATCTTCGCTTTTTACCTGATTGACAATAGTTTTAGGAAATACTTCGGTAAAAGAGGTTTTCACGGTTTCGAAATCTTCATCTTCAGGCTCATAGGTATACCTGTCGAAACGGTTGATAACATTTCGCTGCGCTCCCTGACCTTTTATGAAATTTTCGTTTTGCATTCCGTTGTAAAATTAGAATGGAATTTTTATATAATCATGAGTTTTAACATTAAAAGTTTTCCACAAAAAAATCCAACACCTTCAAAAGTGTTGGATTAAACATAATTAATATATTTTTTTACTACTTCAGCGCATAAAACTCAACTCCGTGATTTTCGTCGTCGAGATTCTTTTCATCAAAGTGTCTGTGATAATCCGAATAGGTATCACTATATTTTTTATCTTTTTTAGTCAATATTTTTTTGATGCTGATTAAACTTAATACTGCCAAAAGACCAACTCCCCCTGCCAGTAAAACTCCAACTTCTTTTTTCATATTTTCTTTGATTTATTGTTATTACCATTGCAAAAAGTATACCTATTTAATTTTTTCGAATTATAAATTTTGTTAACATTAAACTTTATTTTTAGGAAAATTATAATCCACTATTTTTCTTATCTTTAGAAATGCAATGGTTTAATTATTGTACTAAACAGGAAAAATAGCATTATGGAAAATCCAGAAAACATCGACAGAATGACGACTTTAAGCCAAGTGATGAAAACGCTTTCTGAAAGAGGAATACACCGGGAATTCAGAATGAATGAAAGCTGTGAGATGAAGCTTGAAAATTCTGATAAAGTATATCAGCCTTCCGAACTGACAATATTAAAAACATACCGTTTTGAAGGAGACAGTAACCCGGATGACAATGCGGTACTCTATGTGGTAAAAGATGACACAGGAAATAAAGGGATGATTATAGATTCTTACGGTGCCGACAGCAATTATCCAGGACAGGAATTTGATGAATTCCTCAGAAAAATCACCATTCTGGAAAGTGATGAATTCAATTTCTAAGATGGACAAAGCTCTACATTATTTTTTAAACCATTGAGATGATTTCATGTAAAATATTAAAGACAGCCTCAATAAACCGTCTTTAATTCCTCTGAATATTTTCAATGGTTTAAAAAAATTATTCTTCTGAATGATCTTTCTTTTTAAATATCTTTTTCAGAAAACCTTTCTTTTCTTTTTTCTCTTCTTCCGGCTTAGGGGCGGTTTTGTTTTTAATTTCCTGTTTTATTTCCTTCACAGATTGCTTCATGTCTTTTACGGAAGAAACCGCATTTTTCACTTTTGCTTCGGTTTTCTCTACATTTTTACCAATCAGGGTCTTTTTCAACCCCTGTTCAATGCCTTTCCAGAAAAGGTTGAAGAATGATTTCGTAGGATCACGTTCTACATTTTCTACCGTCACCGATTCCGGGAAACTTCCGGAGTCTGATTTAATAAAAACATTAGCAACAGCGGTCAGGAAACCTTTTTTTTCATGATTATCCTTATCTAAAACCGCAATTTTCAGATCTTTATGCTTCAGATTGAATGTTCCATGCAGACCTGCAGGATTTCCTTTAAAGTTGAAAAGCATCTCCTGAATTGTTCCCGCTGTAGCTGTCACATGAAGATAAGGCCGGATAAACGGATTGATTCCACTGGCAGGAAGACCGGTTGTTTTACCTGAAATCGCAAACGCATCGTTCTGATCAGCTACATCAAAGTTCCAGCTGACAGATAGCGGTGACTGATTCATAAATGAGCAGTTGATCTTAATATCTACTCTTGTAGGCTTCCCTTTTATTTTGGCGGAATTCAGGTTCCTTACATTCATATTAAAGTTCCCGAACGTCAGCTTTCCTGGCCCCATACTTTCAGGGGTATCTTCTTCGTATACCAGAACGGAATTTTTCAGATCCAGATGGTCAACCGTCATCGGGATTTTGATGGAACGGAGCATTTTTGAATAAAGGGCCTTTATTTTGGGATCATCTTTCGGAATTTTACTCCTGAAAATATTGGCATCTGCAGCCTGTATGACTACATGGGAAGCATTGATCGATTTATTTTGAGAAAACAGGTCCCAGCTCCCTTCTGCTGTTATTTGTCCGGCCTTCAAATCGTACAGATCCCTTTCCACGGGTATCATTCTGATAAACTGGGCTCTCGAAACGAGAGGCTTCATCGCAAAGTTATTGATCTGAATTTTATTTTTATTCAGTTTCAGAAGGCCAAGACTGAGATTATAAAACTGCGTTTTGTAGGCAAGGTTCCTGGTCGTCAGGAAGTAGTCTTTCACGGTAAAAGAAAGTCCCTGGTTATCAGGCTTGGGAGAGAGCTCAATATTGTTGACCGTAGCATTCAGGTCATGAAAGGCCAGCGGTTCTTTTCCTTTATCATATATTATATTGGAATTTTTCAGAGAGACTTTACGTACTATAACAGATTGTATGATGTCGGGGCCGGATTTTTTAACAGGCTTATTTTCCCCGCCTTTGATGGTTCCGTTTGCATTTTCTATAAGAACGTCTTTGAAATCCAGCACAAGCTTTTTATCCACAAAATCCAGCTTATTGATATTAAAAGCAATATGACTGGTTTTTAATTCCATTACAGTCTTTTTCCCTGAGAGATCTCCCGATGTCAATATGACATCTCTGATTTCCCCATTGGAAGGCTTCAGAGCAATACTTCCAATAGTAATATTCTGATGGTCCGAATACACAATATCTTTTCCGGAAAAGGTGAAGTCTTTATATCCTACAGGAACCACCTGCTCTGAGGTTTCTTTATTGAACAGAAGCTTGTTGATATTCAGGTTAAGATTTCCGGCCGTTAAAAGCCTGTTGCCATCCGGTTTATTGATCTGAACAACAGCATTGTTAAGCTTTATTTTTTCTAAATTAACTTCAAAGTTCGATTTTTTCTCTGTTTTTTTTGCTTTTACTCCCGTATTGTAAACGGTAAGGACAGGATTTTGAAAATCAGCATTCGTAAGAGAGGCTTTATTTTTGTTTAAAACCACATCTTTAAATTCCATTGCAGGAATGGTAAACTCAAACAACTGAGTTTTTTTCGGATAGAATTTTTTAAACTGACTGAAAGACAGGAGCGGAGTCAGCTTAAAATTTTCAACAGACATCTGTCCGTTTTCTGTATTAATAGAACTGATCGTGATCGCATATACCTGATCCGGCCGGAAGAAAAAGCTTTTTCCCCTGATGCTGTAGCGGTCAAAAACGACAGGCAGTTTATTTTCTACAGATTCTTCCGTCATCTGAAGATTTTCTACAAAGAGATTGAGCTGCTGAACAGATAAAAACTTCTGTTTCGTATCTCTGAAAATAGCAATAGAACCATCATTGATCCGAATATTCTCAAACAGGAACGGATTCCTTTTTTTACCGGTTTTACGGTCAACAGGTTTTGCCAGAATGACATTCAGATTGGGCTTTGCCAACAGCAGATCGGAAGAGCTTATTCTTTTATTAAAAATCGCATCATAAATTCCAAAACGGCTGATTTTTAAGGTATCAATTGTTCCCTGAAGCCCAATAACATTAGTATTCTGCGGATTTTTGCTGTTTACGGAAATACCTGTTGACAGAATATTTCCTGTTCCCAGGTCTACATCCAGTGTCTTGTAGGAAACTTTATAGTCTGTATTCTTTTTAATGTATCCGGGAAGCTGGGTTTTAAGCCAATAGTTCAGTCCGAAATTTGCTGCAAGAATAATTCCTGCCAGGATTCCGAAACTTATTAATAGTCTTTTTACCCATTTTTTCATATTGTGATTTTTTTAATATACTTTAAATATAAGAATTTATAAGAAAGCTGCTATACTGATTAAGAATAAAAAAAGAATCAGAGCAATACATTCTGATTCTTTTCTATTTATTTTATTTCTAATTCGATCACATATCCTTCATGCCCTCTTACATTTATGAAATTCCCCCCTTCAAAACCAAGGTATTGTCCTTTGATCCCGGTAAGTCTTCCTGTAAATTCAGGTTTTTTATCTAATGTAAATGAGGCTACTTTTTCCGGTTTCTCAAAAGGATAATCAAACATCCAAAGCTCTTCTCCTTCACTGTAAAACTTTTGAAAGTCTTCCGGGAAATATTCTTTGATCTTCTGTCTGAAATCTGCAAGGTCCACCTCTCCCTCGAAATCATCCTGCAACATTTTCCTCCAGTTGGTCTTATCCGGAAGATGTTCTTTCAACGCCACTTCTATCATCCCTGCTTCATATCGGTTTTC
This portion of the Chryseobacterium arthrosphaerae genome encodes:
- a CDS encoding PA0069 family radical SAM protein; this translates as MQNENFIKGQGAQRNVINRFDRYTYEPEDEDFETVKTSFTEVFPKTIVNQVKSEDLPMEYSMNPYQGCEHGCSYCFARPTHEYWGYSAGIDFERKIMVKKNAPELLEKFFQKRGYKAAPILLSGNTDCYQPAERQFEITRKLLQVCLDYRHPVNILTKNALVLRDLDILKPMAEQNLVSVSLSIPTINEELRRKMEPRTSSAPNKLKAIEMLSENKIPVHVMVAPIIPGLNSDEPLNILKSISDAGALGFGYTLVRLNDTVEPVFVNWIEAHFPDRAQKVLNLIRSMRGGKLGDKRYFERQRGEGNIADMIHTTFKIGRKKFFDGKEFPKLSTVNFTGTKDQQLRLFD
- a CDS encoding AsmA family protein — its product is MKKWVKRLLISFGILAGIILAANFGLNYWLKTQLPGYIKKNTDYKVSYKTLDVDLGTGNILSTGISVNSKNPQNTNVIGLQGTIDTLKISRFGIYDAIFNKRISSSDLLLAKPNLNVILAKPVDRKTGKKRNPFLFENIRINDGSIAIFRDTKQKFLSVQQLNLFVENLQMTEESVENKLPVVFDRYSIRGKSFFFRPDQVYAITISSINTENGQMSVENFKLTPLLSFSQFKKFYPKKTQLFEFTIPAMEFKDVVLNKNKASLTNADFQNPVLTVYNTGVKAKKTEKKSNFEVNLEKIKLNNAVVQINKPDGNRLLTAGNLNLNINKLLFNKETSEQVVPVGYKDFTFSGKDIVYSDHQNITIGSIALKPSNGEIRDVILTSGDLSGKKTVMELKTSHIAFNINKLDFVDKKLVLDFKDVLIENANGTIKGGENKPVKKSGPDIIQSVIVRKVSLKNSNIIYDKGKEPLAFHDLNATVNNIELSPKPDNQGLSFTVKDYFLTTRNLAYKTQFYNLSLGLLKLNKNKIQINNFAMKPLVSRAQFIRMIPVERDLYDLKAGQITAEGSWDLFSQNKSINASHVVIQAADANIFRSKIPKDDPKIKALYSKMLRSIKIPMTVDHLDLKNSVLVYEEDTPESMGPGKLTFGNFNMNVRNLNSAKIKGKPTRVDIKINCSFMNQSPLSVSWNFDVADQNDAFAISGKTTGLPASGINPFIRPYLHVTATAGTIQEMLFNFKGNPAGLHGTFNLKHKDLKIAVLDKDNHEKKGFLTAVANVFIKSDSGSFPESVTVENVERDPTKSFFNLFWKGIEQGLKKTLIGKNVEKTEAKVKNAVSSVKDMKQSVKEIKQEIKNKTAPKPEEEKKEKKGFLKKIFKKKDHSEE